The genomic DNA TACAAGGTTAGAAAAAACACGTATGATTTGCTTCCGATCCACGCGAACTGCAGGTATATCAGGCTTGATAACGGACGAGAACTGGATCCCCTGAATCTCCGCCTCCCGCGCCAGATCGCGACAGCAGCTGGCGAGAACTGCCTGAAGATCGGAAAATTCCTGATTGACCGAAACGAGTCCGACTTCGAGACGGTAGGCATCAAGAACATCGTCGATCATCCCCAGCAGCCGGTAAGAGTTCCGGTCCAGCTCCTCCAGGCACGACTGGAGAGATTGATCTACCTTGCCTAGCATCTCCCCCTTCATTGCCTGAATGTAACCCATCATGACTGTAAGGGGAGATTTCAGGTCGTGGGCCATCATCGCCACAAACTCCTCTCGCTGGCGGCGCTCGCGCTTCTCCTCGGTAACATCCCTGAACTCCACAAGTTCAGCTGAAACTCCGTTCTCCAGAACCACTTCCGTAGATCTTACGAGCAACAAGGAGCCGTTTACCGCAAGCTCCTGCGGCATCTCCCGACAGTTCTCGCTAAGCACTTTGTAGAGGGGGGTACGCAAGGGAAGCATGTCGACCCGCTTGCCTAGAACCTCCTCCTTGGTCACTTTGAGCAGTCTTTGACCTCTGCTGTTAATGGACCTGATGATACCGTCATCCCCTACAAGAACGACGCCTATGGAGACAAGATCGATAAGATCCTCGGCCCCCATTGCGCCATCCTGATATTCGACAAATTCATGCTGCCATGCAGCCGTCAGAGGTACGTTTCCCATGGTGTAGATTATCGGGGAAGGAAGTTGTGACTTTAGGGTTTTTTGCTGCAGAAAGGGTGCTGTATCGGGACTGGTTCGAAGTAGGCGGAGAGCTGCAGGCTGAGTAGGTATTTTGGGGAGTGTCAGGGGTGGGGGTTGATTTCGAGCATCTTAACCATCTGAGTGATGAGATCGGTACGTAGGGAGTAGCAGACTTTAGCTCCCTCGCGCCTGGCCACCAGCACGCCGTTCTGCTTCATCACCTTGAGGTGCTGGGAAACGATCGCCTGGGGCATCCCGAGACACTCCCATATCTCTTTCACGCATGCGCATTTGTTGTTGGCGAGACCGGCGGCAATACGCAGCCGCACCGGGTGTCCCAGCGTCTTGAAGACCAGCGACATTTCCTTCAGTTTTTTCTCCATGTCCATCCGTTACCTTTCCACCGGGAAACCGTTTCGAAACCAGCCGACGATCCCGTCGCTCATGTTGTAAACTTCACCATACCCTCTGCTTGCGAGAAAACCCGATACGGGAACTGAACGAGAACCGACGGCACAATAAACCAGTATCGGAACGTTTTTCGGCAATTCGGTATAGCGCCGCTCAATGCTGCCTACGGGAATCAGCTTCGCTCCGGCTATTCGAGCCTGGCGGTATTCCTCTGGTGTCCTCACGTCAAGGAGCACGACGTCCGGGCGCTTTGCCGCCAACTGCCTTGCCTGACCCGAAGTAATGTTACGATACGCTGCAGCAAGCGCCGCAGTTGCAGCAAATACTAATAAGATCACTGAAAACGATATAATGCAGTTTTTCACTGTGCCCTTCCCGCTCCCGCTGAACGGCCGACTCCGCACGCAAGAGTATCGGCGTACTATACCAGAAGCTTGA from Geobacter sp. DSM 9736 includes the following:
- a CDS encoding ATP-binding protein, which produces MGNVPLTAAWQHEFVEYQDGAMGAEDLIDLVSIGVVLVGDDGIIRSINSRGQRLLKVTKEEVLGKRVDMLPLRTPLYKVLSENCREMPQELAVNGSLLLVRSTEVVLENGVSAELVEFRDVTEEKRERRQREEFVAMMAHDLKSPLTVMMGYIQAMKGEMLGKVDQSLQSCLEELDRNSYRLLGMIDDVLDAYRLEVGLVSVNQEFSDLQAVLASCCRDLAREAEIQGIQFSSVIKPDIPAVRVDRKQIIRVFSNLVGNAIKFTPRKGSVSLTAERRGETVAVTVADTGIGIPEADLHRVFNKYYRASSARGYKGTGLGLAISKAIVEAHRGTIEVESREGTGSRFTVILPAE
- a CDS encoding helix-turn-helix transcriptional regulator, with the translated sequence MEKKLKEMSLVFKTLGHPVRLRIAAGLANNKCACVKEIWECLGMPQAIVSQHLKVMKQNGVLVARREGAKVCYSLRTDLITQMVKMLEINPHP
- a CDS encoding rhodanese-like domain-containing protein gives rise to the protein MKNCIISFSVILLVFAATAALAAAYRNITSGQARQLAAKRPDVVLLDVRTPEEYRQARIAGAKLIPVGSIERRYTELPKNVPILVYCAVGSRSVPVSGFLASRGYGEVYNMSDGIVGWFRNGFPVER